The DNA sequence ttatttccttgatatttttGGAAACAGGTGTGCTACCACGGTGTCCGGTCTTTTGGCTAGGACTGAGGTTTCACTCAATGGGGTATTGGGATTAAGCCAAGGCCCATTGTCTGTCATATCACAGTTATCCTCTCGAGGGATAACTCCGAGTGTCTTCTCTCACTGTTTAAAGGGAGATGGAAATGGTGGAGGTATACTCGTACTTGGGGAGATTTTGGAGCCGAGTATTGTGTATACTCCCCTTGTCCCCAAGTAAGCACTATATCCTTGaacttttttgtttaattgaaaatttgatGAGTATTTTATCTTTTGAGTTAAtataactagtttaattactaTTTCAGAAAGTCTTATTATGCAATAAATCTTGAAAGCATTGCAGTCAATGGACAAATCTTGCCCATTGATCCAGCAACTTTCAGAACATCAGATGAGCGTGCTACTTTAGTTGACACGGGAACCACGTTGGCTTTTTTTGTAGAAGAGGCATATGAACCTCTTGTCCATGCAGTatgtttgtttactttgtttgaTTGCCATTGTCAATTACTattcttttttaacttttaaatcATTTCCGTTCTTGAGTGTGTGGTTGTGCAATATCTCTATTCTTTGTTCGGAgctgattttgtttttgttgcttGTGCAGATAACTTCAGCTTCCAACTTTGTGTCTGATCATTTCAGGAGAGTCGCAATGTTATCTGATCTACACCAGGTTAGTTCTCTCTTTTTCACACAGAGTCACTCATTCTAAAAGAAAAACCAAGACATAATGTATTTCCATTAACCTTTCAGTTTGGGAAAGTCATTTCCTTCGGtcacactcaactttgcagcTGGTGTGTCAATGACTTTGAAACCACAAGACTACCTGCTATATTCAGGATCTCATGTGAGGCTTCCGAATTaaccaaaagaaacaaaaaatgctATTTGTTCAGAGCAAATGAATATCATCGTACTAATGATTGTATGGAATGTGTAAACTGAATGGTTTGTTCTATTCTATTGGTTACAGGTTGGTGCTGCTATGTGGTGCTTAGGTTTCAAGAAAGCTCATGGGGCAAGCCGAGGCTTGACAGTGTTAGGAGGTTAGGCCTCTAACACTACCCTGAAAATTTCAGAAAAATGTTACAATATTTAatgctattattattattattattacaatTACTATATTTAAAGTAGTTGTTTTGTAACTTGTATTGCAGATCTTATTCTAAGGGATAAGATTGTGGTATATGATTTAGCCCGTCAACAACTCGGTTGGGCTAATTACAACTGTAAGTCTAATTAAActactcttttcttctttctaattTCCGTCCCATACAAACTTAGTTGTTTGTTGAGTTTATGGTTAAATACTCACTAATGTCATATTTCTTTTCAGGCGCATCTCCGGTGAATTTCTCTACGGCTTTTCACCCAGCACACCGAAGTGGAAGCAGTGGCTCATCAAGAGACACACTAATCAAGCTGCGAAAAACTGGCAATGTGCTCCTCTTGATGCGTTTGTTCATTCTGTATATGTGATTTACACAGCTTTCAGCATTCAAGTTTGTATGTTATGTGCACTGAGATAGAAATATTTGGGATTTGATTTCTATCCTCCTCTTCGAGATAGCAAATTAGCCTAATGAAAGTGAAACTGAAATTACTCAAATACAAAAATTGAAGCATTATGTACTTGTATTATAATTTTCTGTTTCAGTTCATTCTTCCAAGTCATCTTAATTCGCCCCTTCCGTGTTTGAAATAATTTCCTTAATATTGAACCTATCGAGTTacagtaaaaaaaaacccactacTCAAATCATTAGAGTAATGAGCAGGTTAACAAAAGAACATGAGAAAAGAGAGACGCAGACTACAAAGAGGACAAGATAGAACTTTGGAACAATGTTTATGGCTTTGACATGAGCTGCATCAAGAAGCAAGCCATGATGGAGCCCCTTGTGGACACCGTTGaccaaaaccaaatttttacAAACAGTCAGCTACTCAAGACAATGGATATATCTAAGATGACTCCAGGAGATGCTTCCTTCGGGGTCC is a window from the Malus domestica chromosome 16, GDT2T_hap1 genome containing:
- the LOC103400517 gene encoding aspartic proteinase 36-like isoform X1, whose protein sequence is MYALYLMDLGLPLVSMTDNSSTAGLLPCSDRRCKHCSDDSNQCEYNIPYTGGAETTGYFVSDEFSFDMIPVHSQVAHGSSTPIIFGCATTVSGLLARTEVSLNGVLGLSQGPLSVISQLSSRGITPSVFSHCLKGDGNGGGILVLGEILEPSIVYTPLVPKKSYYAINLESIAVNGQILPIDPATFRTSDERATLVDTGTTLAFFVEEAYEPLVHAITSASNFVSDHFRRVAMLSDLHQFGKVISFGHTQLCSWCVNDFETTRLPAIFRISCWCCYVVLRFQESSWGKPRLDSVRRSYSKG
- the LOC103400517 gene encoding aspartic proteinase 36-like isoform X2 encodes the protein MTDNSSTAGLLPCSDRRCKHCSDDSNQCEYNIPYTGGAETTGYFVSDEFSFDMIPVHSQVAHGSSTPIIFGCATTVSGLLARTEVSLNGVLGLSQGPLSVISQLSSRGITPSVFSHCLKGDGNGGGILVLGEILEPSIVYTPLVPKKSYYAINLESIAVNGQILPIDPATFRTSDERATLVDTGTTLAFFVEEAYEPLVHAITSASNFVSDHFRRVAMLSDLHQFGKVISFGHTQLCSWCVNDFETTRLPAIFRISCWCCYVVLRFQESSWGKPRLDSVRRSYSKG